One segment of Nostoc flagelliforme CCNUN1 DNA contains the following:
- a CDS encoding glutathione binding-like protein codes for MIDLYYWTTPNGHKITIFLEEVGLQYTIIPVNIGAGDQFKPEFLKISPNNRIPAIVDHEPADGGAPISVFESGAILLYLAEKTGKLIPQDLRNRTKVLEWLFWQMAGLGPMAGQNHHFSAYAPEKIEYAINRYVNETGRLYGVLNKQLADREFVAGDYSIADIAAYPWIVPYERQSQNLEDFPHVKRWFEAIKARPATIRAYEKAEALKTQAIDPDKSRDLLFNQSAKTIQP; via the coding sequence ATGATTGATCTTTATTATTGGACAACCCCAAACGGTCATAAGATTACGATTTTCTTAGAAGAAGTCGGTTTGCAATATACCATAATTCCTGTGAATATTGGGGCTGGCGATCAATTTAAACCCGAATTTTTAAAGATTTCTCCTAACAATCGCATCCCTGCGATCGTTGACCACGAACCAGCAGATGGAGGTGCGCCGATTTCGGTGTTTGAGTCTGGTGCAATCTTGCTGTATTTAGCAGAAAAAACCGGGAAATTAATCCCCCAAGATTTACGTAATCGCACTAAAGTTTTAGAATGGTTGTTCTGGCAAATGGCTGGGCTGGGGCCAATGGCGGGACAAAATCATCACTTTAGCGCTTACGCTCCCGAAAAAATTGAATATGCCATTAACCGCTATGTGAATGAGACGGGACGCTTATATGGAGTGCTGAATAAGCAACTAGCAGATAGAGAATTTGTGGCTGGTGATTATTCTATCGCCGATATTGCTGCCTATCCCTGGATTGTGCCCTATGAACGCCAAAGTCAGAATCTAGAAGATTTTCCTCACGTCAAACGGTGGTTTGAGGCAATTAAAGCCCGTCCAGCAACAATTCGCGCTTATGAGAAAGCAGAAGCACTGAAAACTCAAGCGATTGATCCTGATAAGTCACGAGATTTGTTATTTAACCAATCGGCGAAGACTATTCAACCTTGA
- a CDS encoding histidine kinase produces MGECGDGEDEGDGGDEGDKENNQCPMPNARCPMPNAQCPMPDAQ; encoded by the coding sequence GTGGGAGAGTGCGGAGATGGGGAAGATGAGGGAGATGGGGGAGATGAGGGAGACAAGGAGAATAACCAATGCCCAATGCCCAATGCCCGATGCCCAATGCCCAATGCCCAATGCCCAATGCCCGATGCCCAATGA
- a CDS encoding nitroreductase family protein — protein sequence MSSITQTQALDVPSAIAQRRSIKTFKTDPIAPELLKQLVELTVAAPSSYNIQDWQIILVQDEAQKAALSAASWNQQQIIQAPVTFVFAADPNAGEQNLTPILERGLETGAWNEGTVNYFKTAIPQFQAGLGEKRREYAIKDAIIAATHLVLAAESLGLSTCFMNGWIEDQVKQVIGAGDNPDLAIAVLVPVGYAAEPRLNPGRLPFSSNVSVDRIGNPYAG from the coding sequence ATGAGTTCCATCACGCAAACTCAAGCTTTAGATGTACCGAGTGCGATCGCTCAACGCCGTTCAATCAAAACTTTTAAAACAGACCCCATCGCCCCAGAACTGCTCAAGCAACTGGTAGAGTTAACCGTGGCAGCGCCCAGCAGCTATAATATCCAGGACTGGCAAATTATTCTCGTGCAAGATGAGGCGCAAAAGGCAGCACTATCAGCAGCATCGTGGAATCAACAGCAAATTATCCAAGCACCTGTAACCTTCGTCTTTGCCGCCGATCCTAACGCAGGCGAACAAAACTTAACCCCAATTCTAGAGCGGGGACTCGAAACTGGAGCATGGAATGAAGGCACAGTAAACTACTTTAAAACCGCCATCCCGCAGTTTCAAGCTGGATTAGGCGAGAAACGACGCGAATATGCAATTAAAGATGCCATCATTGCCGCTACTCATTTGGTGTTAGCAGCAGAAAGTTTGGGATTATCCACTTGTTTTATGAACGGTTGGATTGAGGATCAGGTAAAACAAGTGATTGGTGCTGGGGATAATCCAGATTTAGCGATCGCTGTTTTAGTTCCTGTTGGCTATGCAGCCGAACCACGCTTAAATCCCGGTCGTTTGCCATTCTCTTCCAACGTCTCTGTAGACAGAATTGGCAATCCTTATGCAGGGTAG
- a CDS encoding nucleotidyl transferase AbiEii/AbiGii toxin family protein, producing the protein MISRFEHHNKILTVLECLDSEILRKGSAYFGGGTLLAFDFEEYRWSKDVDFIASVGTEGYKYLRTVVFEGGHEALFRDLSKIQVGRSTTDQYGIRMLVFVDDMPIKTEIIAETRFQLDPPRYPKWSSVPCLSFNDCFTSKLLSNSDRYADDSVEARDLIDLAVLRLQSPIPQASIEKAERAYQVMRPLERAIALFQERPDYREKCFLSLQVDQAQIPKIIDGIDLLSTDLGLSPTPRAFREQHDIFADLETQIQKREDS; encoded by the coding sequence ATGATCTCCAGGTTTGAACACCATAACAAAATTCTCACAGTTCTTGAATGTTTAGATTCTGAAATACTTAGGAAGGGTTCTGCTTACTTCGGTGGTGGAACCCTTCTTGCATTTGATTTTGAAGAATATCGCTGGAGTAAGGACGTTGATTTTATCGCTTCTGTTGGTACAGAAGGCTACAAATACTTGCGAACAGTGGTATTTGAGGGTGGGCATGAAGCATTATTTCGTGACTTAAGTAAAATTCAAGTTGGACGTAGCACAACCGACCAATATGGAATTCGGATGCTCGTTTTTGTGGATGATATGCCGATTAAAACGGAAATTATTGCGGAAACTCGTTTTCAACTAGACCCACCAAGATATCCAAAGTGGTCATCCGTTCCTTGCTTAAGCTTCAATGACTGTTTTACCTCTAAGCTGCTGTCGAATTCTGACCGTTATGCAGATGACAGCGTTGAGGCAAGAGATTTAATTGATTTAGCAGTTCTCAGGCTGCAATCTCCAATCCCTCAAGCATCAATTGAGAAGGCTGAAAGAGCATATCAGGTTATGCGTCCTTTGGAAAGAGCGATCGCACTATTTCAAGAAAGACCAGATTACAGGGAGAAATGCTTTCTCAGTCTGCAAGTTGATCAAGCTCAGATACCCAAAATCATCGACGGTATTGATTTACTCTCTACAGATTTAGGGTTATCTCCCACTCCAAGGGCTTTTCGAGAACAACATGATATTTTTGCTGATTTAGAAACACAAATTCAAAAACGAGAAGATTCTTAA
- a CDS encoding AraC family transcriptional regulator, whose translation MNDNLEQNLSLAEIAAIAQISPHYFASLFKQSMGIAPHQYITKCRVERAKYLLADLKN comes from the coding sequence ATCAACGATAACTTAGAGCAAAATTTGTCTTTAGCAGAAATTGCTGCGATCGCACAGATAAGTCCGCATTATTTTGCTAGCTTATTTAAGCAATCAATGGGAATAGCACCTCACCAATATATTACTAAATGTCGAGTCGAAAGAGCAAAATATTTACTTGCCGATCTGAAAAACTAA
- a CDS encoding SDR family NAD(P)-dependent oxidoreductase codes for MDLKLHGKSALVSGSTAGIGLAIALGLAQEGASVIINGRSEERVAQAIAKIKHSTPDAKVSGVVADTGTASGIEKLFQEVPHVDILINNLGIYEPKAFFDITDKDWLNIFEVNVLSGVRLSRQYLQRQLEQNWGRIIFISSESAIQIPVEMIHYGTTKTAQLAVARGLAEMTVGTGVTINSVLPGPTRSEGVEEFITKLANERGISPSEVEAEFFQNVRPSSLIKRFATNEEVAAIVVYLSSPVASATNGAALRVDGGLIRSIV; via the coding sequence ATGGACTTGAAATTGCATGGTAAATCCGCGCTGGTGAGTGGCTCAACCGCAGGTATTGGTTTGGCGATCGCTCTTGGGTTAGCTCAAGAGGGTGCATCAGTGATTATCAACGGTCGTTCTGAAGAACGAGTAGCCCAGGCGATCGCTAAAATTAAGCATTCTACACCCGACGCGAAAGTTTCTGGTGTGGTTGCTGACACAGGTACTGCATCAGGGATAGAAAAACTCTTTCAAGAGGTTCCTCACGTTGATATCCTGATAAACAATTTAGGTATTTACGAGCCAAAAGCCTTCTTTGATATTACTGATAAAGACTGGTTAAACATATTTGAGGTTAACGTCCTCAGTGGAGTCCGTTTGAGTCGGCAATATCTGCAAAGGCAGTTAGAGCAAAACTGGGGGCGGATAATTTTTATCTCCAGCGAATCTGCCATTCAAATTCCCGTAGAAATGATTCACTACGGCACAACTAAGACAGCGCAGCTAGCCGTTGCACGAGGTCTAGCAGAAATGACTGTCGGGACTGGAGTCACGATAAACTCCGTCCTCCCAGGGCCAACTCGCTCAGAAGGAGTTGAAGAGTTTATCACCAAGCTGGCGAATGAACGTGGTATTAGTCCTAGTGAAGTTGAGGCTGAGTTTTTTCAAAATGTGCGTCCAAGTTCCCTAATCAAACGCTTTGCAACTAATGAAGAAGTAGCAGCGATCGTAGTTTACCTTTCTAGTCCCGTAGCTTCAGCAACTAATGGTGCAGCTTTGCGGGTAGATGGTGGCCTTATTCGGTCGATTGTTTAG
- a CDS encoding GNAT family N-acetyltransferase, with translation MSNDFSLSSFPQLETERLLLRETTLQDAEAIFAVFSDPGVTQFHDLDTFTSIKEAIAVVERRAKRFEQGDGIRWGIVHKQDKVLIGSCGFQLNPQEDSAEIGYELASTFWRQGIMTEAVRTILQFGFEKMGLRFVLAQVMLDNIASKKLLEKLGFQSQGVLKQCGFFKGQFHDLEQFVLNK, from the coding sequence ATGAGCAATGATTTCTCACTATCTTCCTTTCCCCAATTAGAAACAGAAAGGCTCCTTCTTCGTGAGACAACGTTGCAAGATGCTGAGGCTATCTTTGCTGTATTCTCCGATCCAGGCGTGACTCAGTTTCACGATCTTGATACTTTCACTTCTATTAAAGAAGCGATCGCTGTTGTTGAACGTAGAGCCAAGCGCTTTGAGCAAGGAGATGGAATTCGCTGGGGAATTGTTCATAAGCAAGACAAGGTTTTGATTGGTTCTTGTGGGTTCCAATTAAACCCACAAGAAGATTCAGCTGAGATCGGTTATGAGCTTGCCAGTACTTTTTGGAGACAAGGCATTATGACAGAGGCAGTGCGTACCATCTTGCAATTTGGATTTGAAAAAATGGGTTTGCGTTTCGTACTTGCCCAAGTCATGCTGGACAATATAGCTTCTAAAAAGTTGCTAGAAAAGTTAGGTTTTCAGAGTCAGGGTGTACTGAAACAGTGTGGCTTCTTCAAAGGCCAGTTTCACGATCTAGAGCAATTTGTGCTTAACAAATAA
- a CDS encoding alkene reductase — MTSDINLFSPYQLGNLELPNRIVMAPLTRNRAGKGNVPYQLNATYYVQRASAGLIISEATQVTPEGQGYPATPGIHSPEQVKGWKLVTDAVHQQGGRIFLQLWHVGRISHPDLQPNGALPVAPSAIAAKGEAATYEGPKPFVTPRALETSEIPQIVEQYRQGAANALAAGFDGVEIHAANGYLIDQFLRDRTNQRTDKYGGSIENRARFLLEITEAVTSVWDSNRVGVRFSPSGTFNDIGDSNPLETFGYAAQALNQFNLAYLHIYEATEADIRHGGIIVPTSHIRDRFTGTLIVNGGYTREKGDAVLANKAADLVAFGTLFISNPDLPRRLALNAPLNEADQATFYGGGEEGYTDYPFWSAANEPVAKV; from the coding sequence ATGACTAGTGATATCAACTTATTCTCTCCTTACCAATTAGGGAATCTGGAACTACCTAACCGGATAGTAATGGCACCCTTAACCCGAAACAGGGCAGGTAAGGGAAACGTACCATATCAACTTAATGCTACCTACTATGTGCAACGTGCTTCCGCCGGATTGATTATTTCTGAAGCAACACAGGTAACTCCTGAAGGACAGGGTTATCCCGCTACACCAGGAATTCATTCACCAGAACAGGTAAAGGGATGGAAGTTAGTAACCGATGCCGTACATCAGCAGGGAGGGAGAATTTTTCTGCAACTATGGCATGTAGGCAGGATTTCTCATCCTGATTTACAACCGAATGGAGCTTTACCTGTTGCACCTTCTGCCATTGCTGCTAAAGGTGAGGCCGCAACTTATGAGGGGCCAAAACCCTTTGTTACTCCCCGCGCTTTAGAAACTTCGGAAATACCGCAGATAGTCGAACAGTATCGTCAGGGAGCGGCAAATGCCCTAGCGGCTGGGTTTGATGGGGTAGAAATTCACGCAGCTAATGGTTATTTAATAGATCAATTTCTCCGCGATCGCACCAATCAACGTACAGATAAATATGGCGGTTCCATTGAGAATCGCGCCCGATTCCTGTTAGAAATCACAGAGGCAGTAACTAGTGTGTGGGATTCTAACCGAGTAGGGGTACGTTTCTCTCCCAGTGGGACTTTTAACGATATAGGTGACTCCAATCCCCTGGAGACATTCGGTTATGCGGCTCAAGCGTTGAACCAGTTTAATTTGGCATATCTGCATATTTATGAGGCAACAGAAGCAGACATCAGACATGGCGGGATAATTGTACCCACTAGTCATATACGCGATCGCTTTACAGGTACACTCATCGTCAATGGTGGTTATACTCGTGAAAAAGGCGATGCAGTACTAGCCAACAAAGCAGCAGATTTAGTTGCCTTTGGCACATTATTTATATCAAACCCCGATTTACCCCGACGCTTGGCTTTGAATGCACCACTAAATGAAGCAGATCAAGCAACCTTTTATGGTGGCGGTGAAGAAGGATATACAGATTATCCATTTTGGTCGGCTGCTAATGAGCCGGTAGCTAAGGTGTAA
- a CDS encoding ArsR/SmtB family transcription factor: MRFLYHPDRKNISLPGVLYALGDPVRLEIVRRLATEGEQCCASFDFAIAKSTMSNHFKILRESGIVLTRKEGTQHINILRREDLEVLFPGLLDAILKAAQPLPVSPASIKQTASRN, translated from the coding sequence ATGAGATTTCTTTATCATCCAGATAGAAAAAATATTTCTTTACCGGGAGTGCTGTATGCATTGGGCGATCCAGTCCGGCTAGAGATTGTGCGGCGGTTGGCGACTGAGGGGGAACAATGCTGTGCCAGTTTTGATTTTGCGATCGCTAAGTCTACCATGTCCAATCACTTCAAGATTTTGCGGGAGTCTGGGATAGTCTTGACACGCAAAGAAGGAACACAGCACATTAACATCCTGCGGCGTGAAGATTTAGAAGTGCTGTTTCCAGGATTGCTGGATGCGATATTGAAAGCGGCTCAACCATTGCCTGTTAGTCCTGCGAGTATTAAACAAACAGCTTCAAGGAATTAG
- a CDS encoding class I SAM-dependent methyltransferase, translating to MSEKTVKVIEVNLLPKGDYVSSGFSTIQPDSYFPNISLGNKYDSFWLYLRRDITHNWYVDKRKQNVGFVSRDEAHILYNTALKFKGKKALEIGCWMGWSACHLALGGVELDVIDPMLSEQLFNESVTDSLKSAGVKDFVNLIPGCSPEKVEEIANKFQRKWSLIFIDGNHEAPAPLNDTIICEQLAEADALILFHDLASPDVGQGLDYLKEKGWNTMVYQTMQIMGVAWRGNVEPVIHQPDPKINWPLPPHLQGYFVSGSVQTAAEDKFAEILKAVRPYTLLSERKLFSLYSQAKQLYCYLFWLPKMLRQAIARNKPIKHD from the coding sequence ATGAGTGAAAAAACAGTAAAAGTAATTGAAGTAAACTTATTGCCAAAAGGAGATTATGTTTCGTCAGGATTTTCCACTATCCAGCCAGATTCCTATTTTCCCAATATAAGTTTAGGGAATAAATATGATTCTTTTTGGCTTTACTTGCGGCGGGATATTACTCATAACTGGTACGTGGATAAGCGAAAGCAGAATGTAGGATTTGTCAGCAGAGATGAAGCTCATATTTTATACAATACAGCCTTAAAATTTAAGGGTAAGAAAGCTTTAGAAATAGGTTGCTGGATGGGTTGGTCAGCTTGTCATTTGGCTCTAGGAGGAGTAGAGCTAGATGTAATCGATCCGATGCTATCAGAACAATTATTTAATGAAAGCGTCACAGATTCACTAAAGTCAGCAGGCGTTAAGGATTTTGTGAATCTAATACCAGGATGTAGCCCTGAAAAAGTAGAAGAGATAGCAAATAAATTTCAACGGAAATGGTCATTGATATTTATAGATGGTAATCACGAAGCACCAGCACCGCTCAATGATACAATCATTTGCGAACAACTTGCAGAAGCAGATGCTTTAATTTTATTTCATGATTTGGCTTCTCCCGACGTAGGCCAAGGTTTGGACTACTTAAAAGAGAAAGGATGGAACACAATGGTGTATCAAACTATGCAAATTATGGGAGTTGCATGGCGAGGAAATGTTGAGCCTGTAATACATCAGCCAGATCCTAAAATTAACTGGCCCTTACCTCCACATTTACAAGGTTATTTTGTAAGTGGTTCAGTTCAAACTGCGGCGGAAGATAAATTTGCAGAAATTCTCAAAGCAGTTCGACCATATACTTTATTGAGTGAAAGAAAGTTATTCTCGCTTTATAGTCAGGCAAAACAATTATATTGTTATCTTTTTTGGCTGCCAAAAATGTTACGACAAGCGATCGCTAGAAACAAACCTATCAAGCACGACTAG
- a CDS encoding MFS transporter yields MSGWLSDRWNNRYLLFWYYGLRGLSLIFLPFSFNFSFYGLSIFAVFYGLDWIATVPPTVRLVANVFGKENVGVMFGWIVAGHQIGAATAAFGAGVLRTWTGSYLQAFILSGVLCLIAAVCVLQIGQSPTKGNSQLSSVTLNS; encoded by the coding sequence ATGTCCGGTTGGTTATCTGATCGCTGGAACAATCGCTACTTATTGTTTTGGTACTACGGACTGCGGGGTTTGTCTTTGATTTTCTTGCCCTTCAGTTTCAACTTTTCCTTCTATGGACTTTCCATTTTCGCCGTTTTCTATGGACTTGATTGGATTGCCACTGTACCACCGACAGTCCGTCTTGTTGCCAACGTCTTCGGTAAAGAAAATGTCGGCGTGATGTTCGGTTGGATTGTCGCAGGACACCAGATCGGTGCAGCCACAGCAGCATTCGGAGCCGGAGTGTTGAGAACTTGGACGGGTAGTTATTTACAAGCGTTTATTTTATCAGGCGTTCTCTGTCTAATTGCCGCAGTTTGTGTACTGCAAATTGGTCAAAGTCCCACTAAGGGCAATTCACAGTTATCTTCAGTCACGCTCAATTCTTAA
- a CDS encoding SDR family NAD(P)-dependent oxidoreductase, whose product MATTALIVGAGSGLSASLARLFAKEGFTVALAARQIEKLTQLSNEIGAVNFAADASNPDEVEQLFIDIDHKIGSPNIVVYNPSYRVRGPLVDLDPSEVAKTLDVTAYGGFLVAQAATKRFLQLGGGAIFFTGASASVKGYAQSAPFAMGKFALRGLAQSIARELAPKNIHVAHFVIDGAIRSAVRQDPVDNPDSTLDPDAIAQTYLSILRQPRSAWTYEVELRPWVENF is encoded by the coding sequence ATGGCAACAACAGCTTTAATTGTCGGTGCAGGTAGTGGACTAAGCGCATCTTTAGCCCGCCTATTTGCCAAAGAAGGATTCACCGTAGCATTAGCGGCTCGTCAAATTGAAAAACTGACTCAATTGAGCAATGAAATTGGCGCAGTTAATTTTGCTGCTGATGCCTCAAACCCAGATGAAGTAGAACAGTTATTTATTGATATTGATCATAAAATTGGTTCCCCGAATATTGTCGTTTATAATCCCAGTTACCGAGTGCGGGGGCCTCTTGTTGATCTAGACCCTAGTGAGGTGGCAAAAACCCTAGATGTAACTGCTTATGGTGGCTTTCTCGTCGCCCAAGCTGCTACCAAAAGGTTTTTGCAACTTGGTGGCGGTGCTATCTTCTTTACTGGAGCTTCAGCGAGTGTCAAGGGTTATGCTCAGTCTGCTCCCTTTGCAATGGGTAAATTTGCACTGCGCGGTTTGGCTCAGAGTATTGCTAGAGAATTAGCACCAAAGAATATTCATGTGGCGCATTTTGTGATTGATGGTGCAATCCGTTCAGCAGTTCGCCAAGATCCAGTAGATAATCCTGATAGTACTCTTGACCCGGATGCGATCGCTCAAACTTATCTCAGTATTTTACGCCAACCCCGCAGTGCTTGGACTTATGAAGTAGAACTACGCCCGTGGGTAGAGAACTTTTAG
- a CDS encoding MFS transporter has translation MSLPSFLARRSFHYAWIVAALTFLALLVAAGIRSAPGVFIVPLEQEFGWSRATISLAISINLVLYGLIGPFAATVMERIGIRRMMVFSLAVIALGVGLTTLMSAPWQLVLLWGVVVGSGSGVIALVLGAIVVNRWFFEKRGLVLGILTASTATGQLVFLPMLASVADRFGWRTAALALTGAALLIIPAIAAFMRDRPADVGLRPFGDNSETVEISHPRVNSIASTLNALWVGMRNRDFWLLFGSFFICGASTNGLIGTHLIPACIDHGIPEVKAAGLLAIMGLFDFLELLCPVGYLIAGTIATYCFGTTDCGVCL, from the coding sequence ATGTCCTTACCCTCCTTCCTAGCGCGTCGTTCGTTCCACTATGCCTGGATCGTAGCTGCTTTAACATTCCTAGCCTTGCTGGTGGCGGCGGGAATTCGCTCTGCTCCTGGAGTTTTTATAGTGCCTCTCGAACAGGAGTTCGGCTGGAGTAGAGCAACTATATCTTTGGCAATCTCCATTAACTTAGTACTCTACGGATTGATTGGCCCTTTTGCCGCCACGGTTATGGAGCGGATCGGCATTCGCCGGATGATGGTATTCTCACTTGCTGTCATTGCTCTCGGTGTCGGTTTAACTACTTTGATGTCAGCTCCCTGGCAGCTAGTTTTGCTGTGGGGTGTAGTTGTCGGTTCTGGTAGCGGAGTTATCGCCCTGGTTTTGGGTGCTATTGTTGTCAATCGCTGGTTTTTTGAGAAGCGGGGTTTAGTTCTGGGCATCTTAACCGCCAGTACCGCCACGGGGCAACTGGTATTTCTGCCCATGCTGGCCTCAGTAGCCGATCGCTTCGGGTGGCGAACTGCTGCTCTAGCTCTTACTGGTGCAGCACTTCTAATTATTCCAGCGATCGCAGCCTTTATGCGCGATCGTCCGGCGGATGTCGGTTTGCGACCCTTTGGCGACAACAGCGAAACTGTGGAAATATCACACCCTAGAGTCAATTCCATCGCCTCTACCCTCAACGCCCTCTGGGTAGGAATGCGTAATCGAGATTTCTGGCTGTTATTTGGTAGCTTTTTTATCTGTGGTGCTAGCACAAATGGGTTAATTGGAACTCATTTGATTCCCGCTTGTATTGACCACGGTATCCCTGAAGTCAAGGCTGCTGGTCTTTTGGCAATCATGGGACTATTCGATTTTTTGGAACTACTATGTCCGGTTGGTTATCTGATCGCTGGAACAATCGCTACTTATTGTTTTGGTACTACGGACTGCGGGGTTTGTCTTTGA
- the trxA gene encoding thioredoxin — protein MSSITNVTEATFKQEVLESEIPVLVDFWAPWCGPCRMVGPVVDEVAAEYEGQVKFVKLNTDQNPTVASHYGIRSIPTLMVFKGGRQVDTVVGAVPKTTLNKTLAQHL, from the coding sequence ATGTCATCCATTACAAATGTCACAGAAGCCACATTCAAGCAAGAAGTCTTGGAAAGTGAGATTCCGGTATTAGTGGACTTTTGGGCGCCGTGGTGCGGCCCTTGCCGGATGGTGGGCCCAGTCGTCGATGAAGTTGCTGCTGAATACGAAGGACAGGTGAAATTTGTGAAGCTGAACACAGATCAAAATCCTACTGTCGCCAGCCATTATGGAATTCGCAGCATTCCGACGCTGATGGTTTTTAAGGGAGGTCGGCAGGTTGATACTGTCGTAGGGGCAGTCCCAAAAACCACCTTGAATAAGACCTTAGCACAGCATCTTTAA
- a CDS encoding class I SAM-dependent methyltransferase → MNIDFGATATDYAKHRAGFPSSLFNKLSEYGIGLPGQNIVDLGTGTGTLARGFADRGAYVIGIDPSVSLLEQARLLSESIELKVDYRVATAENTELPDASADVVTAGQCWHWFDRPRAVQEITRILRRNGSLAIAHFDWIPLKGNVVEATEQLIKAHNPAWNLDGGNGMYPLWLQDIGEGGFREIRTFSYDVFVSYTHEAWRGRIRASAGVGASMTPQKVEVFDQELATLLEAKYPTPILQVHHRVWAAIAKSPL, encoded by the coding sequence ATGAATATTGATTTTGGTGCAACTGCTACTGATTATGCAAAACACCGCGCTGGCTTTCCCAGTTCATTATTTAACAAACTGTCTGAATATGGTATAGGTTTACCAGGGCAGAATATTGTTGACCTTGGTACAGGAACAGGAACATTAGCGCGGGGCTTTGCCGATAGAGGTGCTTATGTCATTGGCATAGACCCATCAGTTTCACTTTTAGAACAAGCGAGACTGTTAAGCGAATCTATCGAACTCAAAGTAGATTATCGAGTCGCAACTGCCGAGAATACCGAGTTACCAGACGCAAGTGCGGATGTGGTGACAGCAGGACAGTGTTGGCATTGGTTTGATCGTCCCCGTGCTGTCCAAGAAATTACTCGGATATTGAGAAGAAATGGCTCGCTCGCGATCGCTCATTTTGATTGGATACCCTTAAAAGGTAATGTCGTTGAAGCAACAGAACAATTGATTAAGGCTCATAATCCAGCGTGGAATTTGGATGGCGGTAATGGAATGTATCCTTTGTGGTTACAAGACATTGGCGAAGGAGGATTCCGAGAAATCCGCACATTTTCTTACGATGTATTTGTGTCTTATACACACGAAGCTTGGCGGGGACGAATTCGTGCTAGTGCAGGCGTGGGAGCGAGTATGACACCACAAAAGGTAGAAGTATTTGATCAGGAATTGGCGACATTACTCGAAGCAAAATATCCTACACCAATTCTTCAGGTTCACCATAGAGTTTGGGCTGCGATCGCCAAATCACCGCTATGA
- a CDS encoding GNAT family N-acetyltransferase, whose amino-acid sequence MTAEDKEFISVDMPLTIRDALTKDFNDVALLSVEAYREYSEWLSSEDWDKMKTNLSNVSKVAHQAKLIVAVQDHELVGSVIYYYPGTSTSRLFQPEWASLRMLAVSPRYRDQGIGRQLTEECIQPAKRDQAEVIGLHTSELMVTARRMYEKLGFQQDTELPRNFGIRYWRYVLKLAES is encoded by the coding sequence ATGACAGCAGAAGATAAAGAATTTATAAGTGTTGATATGCCTCTGACCATTCGAGATGCCCTAACCAAAGATTTTAACGATGTTGCATTATTGTCAGTTGAGGCGTATCGAGAATACTCTGAATGGTTGAGTTCAGAGGATTGGGACAAAATGAAAACGAACCTATCCAATGTTTCAAAAGTTGCTCATCAAGCAAAGTTAATTGTGGCAGTGCAAGATCATGAGCTAGTTGGATCAGTAATTTATTATTATCCCGGTACATCTACAAGCCGCCTATTTCAACCTGAATGGGCATCGTTACGAATGTTGGCAGTGTCGCCAAGATATCGAGATCAAGGAATTGGTCGTCAGCTCACCGAGGAGTGTATTCAACCAGCCAAACGTGATCAAGCGGAGGTGATTGGACTTCATACTAGTGAATTGATGGTTACAGCGAGGCGGATGTATGAGAAGTTAGGGTTTCAGCAAGATACTGAGCTTCCGCGTAATTTTGGGATTCGATATTGGCGTTATGTATTGAAGTTAGCTGAGTCGTGA